The genomic stretch GAGATAGAGAGGaggtaatggaagtaggtaaaTCATACcaattgatgattgactgaacaatgcgaagggaaggatgaccaaATCGAGCATaccaagctggtttatttgtgcgttAACCAACCAAAAGCTTTGATTGGAGAACTTTGAAGGTAGTAGAGGTCATTTTTTATTTTCCCATAAAATACAATAGTATTGGTTCCTctatcttttataagataataaTTACgataaaactcaaaaataatattgttatcaagacaaaattgatatgtagaaagtaaatttttagtaatagatggaacatgaaagacgtTCCGCATGTGAAAAGTATGATTGGATAAATGAATATATGtatttccaagattagcaatttgcaaacctgaatcATCGTCTACTTGAATAGTATATGAGCCATAATACGACATTACGTCTGTAAAGATATTATAATTCGATGTGACATGATGAATTGCTCCAGTGTTAATATACCATTtagtagatgaaaactctggggTTTTACCATGAGAATGCACAGACGAGAGgactttaggatatacttgtgaaTCAGATGGTTGTCTTGAAGCTGCAGGACCTCCAACGAAATTTGAGTCAAATCGtttaggacattgaataccaaaatgtctatttttgaaataaatttgacaTTTCACCCGAGTATATGACCAATCATATCTTCTGAAACATTGATTTCCAGTATGCCcaatgatgtgacaaatttgGTATTTTTCTGAACTTTGTCTTTGGTCATGATGTTGATTATTTGACATTGCAAAGGTATGAGAAGGTGTTGTTGAAGAAGATGGAACAAGAAGTTTGCCAACATGAGTGGCCTCCCCTCCTTCGACTAGTTCTACAGTGATGAAGCTCCTGCAAGGCATCTAGTAGCAAAATACAGGCTTGCAATGTCAATGGCGTTGTCGGGAGAGTAGGCTGCGGTGGGGTGATGGTGAGCAAGGAGGTCTCCTCCTCCTGCTGTTCGTCTTTGTTGGCAAGAACTACTAATGGTTGGTGTCGGCAGGCGGCGCAGGCAAGGGATAGAGGATTCGATGAAAAAGGAATCTCGTTCCCCTTTCTTGGTGTTGGCAGCGAAGAAAGAAAAGGGTAATTTTAGTTCGTTCTCGAAAATAGAGAGGAACGAGATAATTAAAACAagtaggagaaagaagaagagctttaaaaaaattttaaaaaaagaggGTTCGCCGTTTATTGGATCTCCACCTCAGGAAGTTAAGGGAAGATAAAAAagagatgactctgataccatgtaagaaggagaataaggagagagcaagaaataatatgagagcaaGAATAAAacttattgttcattgatatttgttttaaggacaatacaatatataatgtttaaaaagtacttgatcaattgaccaattaataaataatagaattattctaaaaattattctgagaattattctaataattataatagaattattagaataatcctaatactaatttgatttgataattTAATCCGATCAATTTTAATGATTCTTTTTATCGCTTTTAGACCCTACCTTTCTTGTAAAATCGTCTCCTTTTCGTTCTTCCCTTCATAAATTGCAGCTTAAGAATGTATCTTCTCTATGATCCAAAAGATTAATCCTGATGTACGTTGTGCTCTCTTATCTCCCATAAATTATAGCTTGGGGTGAGCCATTGTTGCTTTGTCTCGGCGAccgtgacaaaaaaaaaattctaacggGAGTCAAAAACAGTTCAACACACCTCCCATTGATCCGAGGAAGAAAGCAAATAGTTCAACACACATCCCCCGCGGGCTGGATCAATCGGTTAAGGCGTGacatccttgcacaatgagttgtagggtcgaatgtccacggacgcgcactggatgaataatctgggccggctgtgttaaattccggagacaccacgctttatCCGGGCCAACATTCACcgttgatttacctcctcctaggatccctgtggggccaggcctagggggccgctgggcggcgggacccgccttttgcaCAATGAGGAAGAAAGAAAACAGAGATAGAGAAGTTGAGAAGGCCATCAGGCCATGCTGCACGACAACTCGTTGCTCACAACGGGTGCGAGGCAACCCTGCACGATGGTCGAGTGAGGTGGCTTTGTGGGGGGTAGAGCAAGCGATTGCCACTTACCCGCACTAGGTCAGTGGCCACACAGTGTAGGCAACATGCATGGTTGAGGGCAGTGACATGATGAGGAAGgatggaaagatgcattctgtaTGATCTTCGATAGATAAAATTTAGTCCATAAATAAATAGACGGATGGATTTATAAATCTATCCATCTATTATTTTATATCAAGTAAATAATAGAACAGAAAGGATATAAAATCCATCTTCTTTTATGAAATAAACGAAGAAAAGTTCTCCGTGCGAAAAACTTTCCTTAGTTTTTGAATATGCTCTCCCAAGTAAACAAGGCAAAGGGTAAtcacaacttaaacatataaatcCAATTTTATTATAAGCCCTACTGTGCcacaaataaaaaatgaaaacaaaatgaCCGGCTGCCACTATTATGATCCCAGCATTCAATTTTGGATGTCGTGGGTTCTTAGATTTATAAAACCTACAACGATTACGTATTGGATTTACAAAATCCAACTTCTTGAATTTTGTAAACCTACAACGATTACGGACATCCCAAATATTTATATCCACACATCTATATTAATCAAATATCTCATTccttaaatatcacaaatttcACAAGTAAATATCTCACGATAATTTTAAATCCTCTCCATAATATCCCTTTCAATGGAGAATATTTAAAATCAGagatattgaaaaaaatattttctatgtAAAGAGAACATAAAAGAACAttctattatattatttatataaaaatatttttatttttaagattattataataattacaaCTAACTACTATAAAATATAATAACTAGTACCACATTTGTGACAACTATTAatagattttataattattttaaaatgattttggtccatttaaaatcattttaataaatttagataattttaaccaaattaataaaaaacattttaatacaataatattctatatataataatattaattaaaataaaataattaatgttTCATATTATAACAAAATAACTATTCTACGCTGTATCAACTACTCCGTaacaactaaaaaataaataaataaaatatatatgtttgatACAAATTATACAATTAGCAACTACACTGTACCTATTACACTAGCATtggaatataaaaaaatatttgatagaaATTATATGGTAGAACAcccttttaactttttttttaaaaaaaaggaatgCACTTGACAAGGAATTTTCATAAATTGCCTAAAATATTTTACCAACAAAGAACAGAACGGATTCTCCTATCAGATAACTTAAACTTTATTTCAGTAGAACTTGATAAATGTTAGATTTTTAATTGAACATGAACATGTGAGAGCCCCATGGAATGCATTATCCTAACCAAACTAGGACCCCTTCCACTTCTTTGTTCATTCCCATTCTTCCACCAAAATAATTGAATCTTATTTACAACAATCTACAAATCATAACTTATGAGCATTTGCAAACGTCCCACACCCTGTAAAACAATCACAAGATCTTACTACCAAAACAAATAAGTTAACAACATTGGTTATATACCTTAAGATCTGAAAAGAGTAACAGTAGCTATATGCCCGTTCTTCATGATCTGATGACAAGAAAAAGCTGAGTTTTAAACTGAAAGAAAGTTTGTGTAACTGATGTAAAAGAGGTAAAATTTGGCGACTGCAAACACTTGCCTCAAAAGCAACATTTGGGTATCCATAGACAAAAGTTGATCCAAATGGGCTGTTCATTGAACCCTGAGTCTGGATTGCGGCCGGACCACTATCTCCGAGAATCTCCTACATAACAAAACATTCAATTGTAGTTTCCTAGTTCTTAACATCAAGATCCTACTGAAATTGATGTAGATAGAAAGAAAGAATTTATGATTATTTGTTTACAGAGTGGTTTTCTCAACTATGACCATATTAGCATGTGAGGATCAAGCTCAAAATCTCATATCCATGAAAATTTGAGGATCGTAATGGTCACTTTCTGAAAACTATGAAGATATATTAGTTCTGTAAGCTAAATCTCATTTGCTTACTATAGCAATGTCCAAAGGAATTAGAATACTGAAGATGATCGGCCCGGCCctacggaagttttccaccggctAGGCGGCCACTAGGATAAATCCGAGAAGCACAGTGGCCTAACAATCACAATTGGACTTTTTAGAATTAATCACGCTGGGTAAATGTCCTTCGTGGGAAttgacctcaaatgatcctattGGTGCCACTATTGCCTTGCCCTTGCTGGGAATTAGAACTTATATTTGCAAAAATGAAGATTGCAAAATCAAACTGTGTTGAGATTTTTTTGTAGTTATTAACCAAACTACATCCTGTTTCAAACACAAGCCCGAATTGATCCTTCCAAGAGATTTCAGTATAACAAACGGATTCACATTTTACATAAATATTCGGACTgttaactaatttttaaatgcAACAGAATCATGATTAATTAGAAGCATTAGAGAGTTTGCACATGTGAATAACTTCCCCACAACAGTTTAGAAAAAATGGGGGAAAAACAGAGATTGCATGTTAAATAACCCTTACACAGCATTGAAttcatagagaacaaaacatacTGGTAAATTAAGTTATTTCAGAAAGCAGATACTGTAAAAGCTCAGGATTCACTCTACCTTTATTTGTTCCCACTTTGTACTAGATGTAATACAGTTTTTAGTCATCTTTCCAATTTGAATTGTACCTTCAACTACAAATGTGAAATTTCATAAGTAATATAAAACTAATCCGATGTCATTTCAATATACAAAGTAATCAATACTTACCATCAGAATCATAGATAACAAAGTTGCATTTCATATAAGAATCAAAGTCAGAATGCCCAGGGAAATTTGTATGCAAAACAAACTTCTTGATTCTGTGAGTCTGCATATTGACATATATGTATTAATATTCTATACTAAGATAGTGTTAAGATGCCTTTGCTTGGAAAGAAACCCAAGAGATTTTCTAGAAAAAAGGACCTGTCCATCAAATAATATGTCCAGACCACGAGAGAAGTAATTGTAGAAGTAATCACCGCAAAGAGTGGTCCTTGGACGAGGATCAGAAGCTGAGTGAATCACCATCTGATCGACCTAAATGTGAAAGGAAAATAATAGTAGTTTTGATAAAGTCAGTATCATCACAGTAAGTTTGAAGCTCTCTAAACTCACCACAGAAAGTTTCATCTATTGAATTTTCAGAAATACAATTTCACTAGGCTATTGCAATATACTTGTACAGGAGCCTGGGTATCAGTTTAGGCACATTTAAATATCCAACCATTCACTAAGCGTGAGAATAATCATATCTTAGCGGATGCTATCTATTTACAAGGACTTATAACTCTAGTATCATGCGTAAAAGGGATGTGTAGGTATAGTTTCACTTAGGCCATCTACAGGGGGAAAAAAGATCTTCAAATGACTTCCAGGGAACTATGCAATGCAAGCTACCTAAAATGTAAAGAAAATCTAAACTGGCAACTTTCTTCCAGTAGGTTGTCAGCTCCAATCCAAACTAGTTCTATAGTTTGGCACAAGTAGAAATAATTTACTTCATAAAGAAAAATCTGAAGAACATCCATGATATGCAAAGAACAACaacctatagatcttttcctATTTATGCAATATGAAACTCCAACTGAGGATTAGAGTTTTGTCCCTCTTCCTACTCAACTAAAAGAAAAAACAACTGTTAATTGGGCGGGTAAAATTTTTTCCAAACACTAGTCCCTATAAGGTAGTAGTACTCAAGAGTTCAGAATAGTAAAGCTCAAGAAAAAGATATCCGAACTGTAGAATCATTCACCTGCTTCTGATAGATTCCACAAGGAGGTCCAAGCTCAGTCCAGATATCCTACAAAAATCATAAGAATTTGTAAGTCATGGAAACACATTTGGGTGAAACTGCGATAAAACTTTGCAATTTATTGAGGAAAATAGAGATGTGTAGGGGGCATGTCAGAAAGAAGTGGCTGAGTGTAATATAGCAACAATATTTCCACTAGAGATGATGGGAGATAATTTAAGGAAGCATACCACAACTATcagagaaaggaaaaataaacttacCTGTGGTGATGCACCAAAAGGAATATGCTGACCTCCAACAGTGAACCATAATTCCTCTCCAAGCTGCAGACaaggaataaaaaaaaaggaagctCATTTATGGGGAATTTACAAAAATGGATCAATATTTAGAATTTCAACATCTTTTCAATCCACATATTCAACAAAGAAATGAATGTCACTAGTGGTGGTGGAATGTTTTAGAATTGCACAAATAAAGCCAAAACAAGAAACTTAAGTAATAACATGTTATTGATGTTCTAGAAGCATCACTTAGAAGCAATATCAAATAGGAGAGGGTCCAACTAAGACTGCATACTAACCTTAGCGTGCACTTCTTCCATGTATAGACTGCCAGCAGGCAATGGAGGGACTATAGCTTGGTCTAAAAGTGATCCTACACCAACCTTACTATCTGAAGAACCATCATATATGCAAACCCGGCATGCTACTGGAGTTGTTCCATCAGGAAATTCAAGAGGCAACTCAGTTGAAACTGAAACAATAAAAAAGAACTGAGGGAATCAATACAAAGTACTGACTTGAGTAACCTgacaaacataaaaaaaacaattaattgattaataccTTCTGCATTCTGGCAGCAATATGCATATTGGCTAGGGATAGGAAAAGCAAAGGACAATCCCTAACAGCAAATCATTCATATAAGCAAACACTTCAAATAAACGCATAAAAAATGAAACCAAGGACATTAGACATACTGGGTAAAATAAGGTGTATGTCCCTCTATCTTTGTCATAAGTTCCAGGAAATGTAGGTCCAAAAAGTGTATATACTGCTACGAAAGTAGCGAGTGTAGAAGGGCCACTaagacaaaaagaaaaaaaaaaagtaaaaaaaaaatcatattcacAAAAGAGTTATTAAACAATAGTGAGAATACAACAGACCCAATCAGAGACATCGCATATCGCATTTGCAACCGTTTGACATCATACACTTCAATAAGACGTAGCCTCTGCAAGATAATTAGAATAAAATTGCAGCAAGAATTCAAAAGGTGATAGATAAAGAAATGGAAATGGATAGTTAAATAAACAcgaaattaaaaatagaattagGCATTTTTTAGTAAGGCTGACAACATTGAACATCCAAAAAACCCAAACCAAAAGCATGAATTACCAATCCCTAGAAGTGAAAA from Zingiber officinale cultivar Zhangliang chromosome 5B, Zo_v1.1, whole genome shotgun sequence encodes the following:
- the LOC121986381 gene encoding PHAF1 protein At3g51130-like, with the translated sequence MQHLQHQPRSGASAAPRRRCEGTAMGAITLDLRPGLGIGPFTLGMPLHEAIAQLELQRNIYDDIYAKYCDEEPLSMDIVISFPDHGFHIRFDPWSQRLRLIEVYDVKRLQMRYAMSLIGGPSTLATFVAVYTLFGPTFPGTYDKDRGTYTLFYPGLSFAFPIPSQYAYCCQNAEVSTELPLEFPDGTTPVACRVCIYDGSSDSKVGVGSLLDQAIVPPLPAGSLYMEEVHAKLGEELWFTVGGQHIPFGASPQDIWTELGPPCGIYQKQVDQMVIHSASDPRPRTTLCGDYFYNYFSRGLDILFDGQTHRIKKFVLHTNFPGHSDFDSYMKCNFVIYDSDVEGTIQIGKMTKNCITSSTKWEQIKEILGDSGPAAIQTQGSMNSPFGSTFVYGYPNVAFEIMKNGHIATVTLFRS